Proteins from one Arthrobacter sp. DNA4 genomic window:
- a CDS encoding sugar phosphate isomerase/epimerase, which translates to MSGFQRLSINSATTKKWTLAQVVEGCVDAGIPAIGPWRDRVAEAGLDKAARLIKDAGLRVSSLCRGGFLTAADAQGQANALADNRAAILEAVALDTTELFLVVGGLAPGEKDIVGARQRVADRLADLVPFAQENGVRLVLEPLHPMYAADRALISTLGQALDLAAPFDASTVGVAVDTFHVWWDPELKAQIERAGRENRIASYQVCDFNMPIAADPLLSRGYMGDGVVDFATIGTWVRDAGYTGDIEVEIFNQEIWDTDGNTVLATVKERYAELVLPYA; encoded by the coding sequence ATGAGCGGCTTCCAAAGACTGTCCATCAACAGCGCCACCACCAAGAAGTGGACGCTTGCCCAGGTGGTCGAGGGCTGCGTCGACGCCGGCATCCCCGCCATCGGCCCCTGGCGGGACCGGGTGGCGGAAGCCGGCCTGGACAAGGCAGCCCGCCTGATCAAGGACGCGGGCCTGCGCGTCTCCTCGCTCTGCCGCGGCGGGTTCCTCACCGCGGCGGACGCGCAGGGCCAGGCAAACGCGCTCGCCGACAACCGTGCAGCCATCCTCGAAGCCGTGGCGCTGGACACCACCGAACTGTTCCTGGTGGTTGGCGGACTCGCCCCGGGGGAGAAGGACATCGTGGGCGCCCGGCAGCGTGTGGCTGACCGGCTCGCGGACCTGGTCCCGTTCGCACAGGAAAACGGCGTCCGCCTGGTGCTGGAACCGCTGCACCCGATGTACGCCGCCGACCGCGCACTGATCTCCACCCTGGGGCAGGCCCTGGACCTCGCGGCGCCGTTCGACGCCTCCACGGTGGGGGTCGCCGTCGACACGTTCCATGTCTGGTGGGACCCGGAACTGAAGGCGCAAATCGAACGCGCCGGCCGGGAGAACCGTATTGCCTCCTACCAGGTGTGCGACTTCAACATGCCCATCGCCGCCGATCCGCTGCTCTCCCGCGGGTACATGGGCGACGGCGTGGTGGACTTCGCCACGATCGGCACCTGGGTGCGCGACGCCGGGTACACGGGCGACATCGAGGTGGAGATTTTCAATCAGGAGATCTGGGACACGGACGGCAACACCGTCCTGGCCACGGTCAAAGAGCGTTACGCGGAGCTTGTCCTGCCGTACGCCTGA